Below is a window of Humulus lupulus chromosome 2, drHumLupu1.1, whole genome shotgun sequence DNA.
CTTCCAAGACCCAATTTTACTACTCTCCCATGAAGCTGGGCCCCAACAGAAGCCTGCCCAAGTCGAGTATAGGCCTTAAAAACTGAAGGGTAAGTCAATGTTTGAGGATCAAATGGGGAGCTGACCAACATGTCAATGAAGAGAGAGATTGCCATTTGAGGAGTTGAGCTTTGAGCGAAGCCTCTGATGATTGTGTTCCAAATGAAAGGATTTGGGTCTTGGATGTGCTTGAAAACCATTAAAGCGTAGCTCATGTTTCCGGCCGGGGAGGCGCAGAAGGCCAAGACGCGGCTGGCGGCGACTTTATCTTTGACCAACCCGGTTTTGATGAGCGGTGCATGAATCTTTTGGAGGTCGGACATGGTGGCGCAGCGTTTTTCTAGGATGGAGAGGTAAGGTTGGTCTGAGATGAATTGGGTAATGGAAGTTGATGCTGATGATAAGGAAGCCATATTGGTCGTGGttgttgtttttcttctttttattttgacTGTTGTGAGTATAATCGGCCTCTGTGACAGACCTttcaattttaaattatttggtaTTAAGTGGATATGCTTATTCTCAAACCCGAGAAAATGTTATTagaattccattttttttttgttttatcaggAGTAATGCTAGACATTTAAATTGTGTTACACTGTTTACACGTAATAAGGCTCCATTTTTAAAAACACATATTAGAATATGTTatttgtaaatttttttcaactgttcattgtagttataatatatatcctctaaatttttaaaaaattattaataatttattgtGTTAAAAataagtttgtattttttttaacaagTATGATAAACTGTATATCAAGAAATATAAAAGAATCTTTTTTCGGCACTATAATTTATTTGAAATCTTTTAAAAAATTTGCAGGAAAGATATTATAACTACAACGAACAACTCTATGAAAAAACACTCCCACATGTATTTTTTGAGATGGAGGTTCACTAAGAAGCTAAAACAAGAATTTGGCCATAATGCCCCTCAATACTTAATGTGTATTTAAttttaactatatatatttttaaattaactaCATCATTTTTAATGACATTAAATATACATAATTGTGTGTAAAAAATGTTTGTGTTTTCCAATCATTACTTTCAAATTTTTAAGTTACATTCGGGAACAAATACACTACAATGTCTTgctaatttttttaacaaattaaTATATGGAAAATTTGCATATATCACTAAAAGTTaagaaaattttatatttttacaattttttggagtttttttttttttatttttactgttcaaacattttttttcttcagttatACTACTTCTTCCCTTCGCCGGAGAAGAAGCCATTTGTTGGGAGAGGCGATGGGTCTAGGCTTGCGTAGAAGGTTGTTAGGCTCAGATGTTGGTGGAATTGCGCCTGCAAGGGGTCGAACGACGACAAAATCGTACCAGTTACCATGAGAATGGGTTTAGCCAGCAAAAGCTTGGAGAAATCAAAAATTGTTGCAAGTGCGTTTCAGGTTGAAGTGAAGATCAAGACTTGGAATATGACTTAGCTTACAGGCTAATTACATGAAGCCACGTTGTACTAAGGTCAAACATATCACATGTTCTACTGTTTTCACAGTCCAACATATGGTTGCGTGCCATTTTCTAAGACATAGTGAGGTGGTAATAACACCATTTTAAAAAAAAGGTAATGacaccatttaaaaaaaaaggatttatatataatgaatatgtttatttattaatttatatttatataggtCATAAATAAGTTATGTGATTTTCTCAacttatatatacatattatcaacttttttgtttgttttagtttttagtttttagtatattgtatattaatttaatttatgttttttttaagtatacatataattttagtttatatttaatatatattggattgtttttatattatttttttagttgtttagatttatatataattgttttcagattgtttttagtttgttatatttatgTATATCTGTTGTCACATTACATTTTAGTAGttgttttaagtttatatatatatatatagttgttcTGTTGTTGTGTTAATGTCTAATTGTTATTTAGTTGtttcagatatattttgattttgtataaaaaaaaatatgttagtATATGCAATGGGTTGATGTCTAGTTATTGTCCGATTGTTGTTTTGAAGTTGTTTTTAAATGTGTTAGTATTTAGTGAGTTAATGTTTAATTGTtgtcaaattattattttttagttgtttGATTGAtactgtattttttaaaatataaaactgaaaatagtattttaaaaaaaaaaatcagagaccgtaaaaaataaaaaaacaaaaaaaatatatttttgaaaaaacctcttaatatatttgcatattgtATTTTGCCAATAAAATTAAGTGAAGCGTGAACTTCTAGGTTTGTACTTAATTAATTACTATGTAAATGGTTTATACGGTCAttgtatttttagttaatttcacCAAAGACTTTGTTTTAAAGAATATATTAATACGTATTTTGTCAAATGTTAAAATAATGAGATTCTGAACATAaatttagtgaaaatattttcaaATCCAACCCTTGATGCTAGTGGCAGACCCATAAATTTTGTTCACTCAGTgcgaaaatttaaaaaaatttaaaggatataaatgtcaaaatttacatgaaaatgactaaattgtaaaaaacatattaattttttttaaaagaaaattcaGTGTGGGCATCAGCCCACCCTAGGCTCCATGTGGGTCCGTCAATGCTCGACACTCATCACAGATACGTACATTTTTCAAATCAATGAGCCTGTAAATAAAACTTAACTTCAAAAATATTTTGACAAGAATTTAGattcaaaaatttatttttaaccatttaacaaaataaatgatcaaaaaatatattttttaaaatataagtgTACTAAGCCAAAATATAAGAAGCAAAAATAGTATAAACCCTTATTTAaacaattatattttataaattttaattatattatataaaacattTTCTTTTATATGTATTACCTTTTATATGGTTTTTCTCACTAAGATTAATTAATCATTTAACAATTTTAAATTCACAATTCTTGAACATTAAGCATTCAAAGTTGAAAATTTAATAACTATGGTTAAATTATAATTAGATTTCCGGATTTTATTGGATCAATTTAGAAATACACTGTAGATTGAATTAGATTTAATATCTGAAATCCGTATTTAGCACAAATATGATGAAATACATCACAAAAAAATCTACTAAGCATTATTCTTAgtcaaatttattattttctttaatctATAGAACCTTCAAGCAGTACATACATAACACACATGTTAAAAACTTTTCATTTAAAGTATATATTAAAGAAATAATATATAATTGAAAAAATTATGGATTTTAGTTCGATCTATTACCTATTAAAAGCCATCACTAGCGACTCTCAGATCATATTTTCTAGAGCTATGTAAAATATTTCATCGGAAAAAGGAAAATGTCAGAGAGAAAACTTTGTTAAAATACTGTCACATCTTAGAATTgaccaaagaaaaagaaagttgaTTTATTAACATTACTTAATCAATGAGTTTAATTCCAAAAGGCTAAGAATCTATTTGtctaaagagaagaaaagaaaagaaagaacagGGGCATGGAATTTTACTAGCTACCATAACTGAAAGCATGAAAGGCAACTACCATCTACCACTCCACCACCACCCCATGAAAATGGCCAAACAAAACTTGTAACACCATGCATTAATGTGGTTGgtaactcttctctttcttctcttcaccAGCTCAAATGAGACACTTTCGTCCTTGCAACAAGTAATaacatttctttctttctttctttctttctgagCTGAAATGGACACTCAGAAAGCAGACATTGCACCTTTTCAGATACTTTCTAACTACCCTTTTCAATTGTTAACCAAGCAATCtctaacaacaacaacaaaagcaACAAATTAGTGAGATATTGTGCatgtttaattatatattatgatTCCTAATCTTCTATTACCTTTGTTACTTTGCCTACGagcctttttgtttttgttttgtttttgcatAATGGGAAGTGACAAACGACATTATGATATTACCATGTCGAGGAGGACTAGAAGGCCATTCCAGGTGAGAGATGAGAAGGGAATCTCTCCAAAGAGCGAAGGAGAAGAGAGTGATCGAAAGAGCTTGAAGCAACTCATCGATGGGGACGAAAAAGCGCAGGCGTTTTCGAGCGATGAACCCAGCAGAGTCAAGAGTTCTCTTGGAGAACACTTGGTCgtggaaggagaaggagaaggagaaggacaGAAGCTGCAACTGCAGATAGTTGGAGTGCAGCACCAGAAAGAGGGTATGAAGCTGAAGAAAATGGTGAGTCATTATGCTAAAGTTCTAGGCCATTTGATCAAGAAAAATAAGGACTCTTCTAAGAAAAAGCCAACTCTCATGTTAAAATTCTAAGATTTTGATATttctcacacacacatatatatatatacatataaatatatatatgatacatGTATGAATGTACTTGAGCTTTGAGCTGggagctttttttttttccagatgaaTGCCatatatgcttttttttttcacCATTGTTTATGGAAGGCTGTGATGTGCGTATATATGTAAAAATATCTGTATGCTATATCCAATGATCTATAACGAATTTTGTGCAAtaattttttctaatatttttgGTGATTGAAATGACCAACTATGAACAGAGCTCACTTGTAAGTGCTTTACGAAAAAAGAAGCATTTTCAAGAACCCTTTTTTACCACTTGGGAGAACTTTACCATCAGCAATTTGGTTGTGAAATCTGATTTTCGAACAAAGGTAGATAGATCACTTTATGGAAAGTTTTCGCTCAAAGCTGAGCCCCTAAAACAGCTATCTCTGTCTCTCTCTTCATTGACATGTTGGTCAGTTCACCTTTTGATCCTCAAACATTGACTCACCCTTCAGTTTTTAAGGACTATACTCGACTTGGGCAGGCTTATGTTGGGGCCCAGCTTTGTGGGAAAGTGGAAAAATTTGGGGATTAGAAGTGATCTGTTTTGAATGTATATGCCAATTGTGGGTTTAGGAGTGAAGCAAGAAAAGTGTTTGATGAAAGTTCTGAGTTAGATGTTGTATTTTGGAATTCTATAATCATGGGTTTTTTCTAAATGTGAAGAAATTTATGAAGTTATTAGGGTATTTGATAGGATGCCATCCAAAAATCTCATTTATTTTGGATTACTTTATTAGTGGGCATGTTAGCAATGGGAGGTTCTTTTAGCCTAGTGACTAGTGAGTTTTCTATGGAAAACTTGTTAAATACTTCCCGTTTCTTAAAAGCAATCAGGCAAGGGAAGTGGATTCATCATTACTTTATCAGGCAAATGAATTTGAATTGAATGTATTAGTTCTTTTTAGCTTTTACTACCATTGACGAGTCAGACTTAATAATAGATAAAGAAACACAAAAGTTTATAGCAAATCGAAAATCTTCCCTAATAGAAAGCAGTTCACTATTAAGTACCACACCAGGACGATCAATCCATCAATACCAATAATGTCAAGTTCTCCAGCAATAATGACATCAACATTATGCTTAATAGAGCCAAAGCTAGGGCCACACTAACCCACTAGAGGGGAAGGTGTTGGGGCAGAAGTGAGGTGTTCAATCTGACATTTTACATTTTGGAACTCATAAAATATCTCAGTGCTCATTATGCAATACATAGTTCCTTGctcgaaaaaataaaataaaaaagatgcCGTTTTGTCTCTTCCAAATTGACCATAGCAACACGCCACCTCAAACTTCTACAGAGAGAGGGACAAAACAAGAGTAACCTCTATCTTCACCAAGGGCTACAATGAGTCAGCTCCCAACAGTCTAGGCAAGTCTAAGTCCAAAGGCCATCCAACTCCTCACACCCAAACAAGCAATGAGCCATAGATTAGTTGGCCAACCCACAACAACAGTAGATGGGGTTGATAGGGATATTACGCTTTACCAAGTTTGATGAGGCTAATAGGCCATCATACTAAGCACACCACACAAAGATCTTCACCTTCTGTGGTATATTGCAACTCCACATGCGATTTGACCACTTGGTCAGATCACCCTTTAACTCTCCACACCCCTCAAGGCAAAAGCCAAATCCAAGGGGAATCCAGAGACGATGGAGTCCCAATCTATAGGGGAAAATAGTTGTTTGATGAGCCATACATTCCATATCCCATGACCAACCATAAGATCTATAATGCAAAAGTTACCATCTCCCATTGATGTGACAGGATGAAATGGATAAGGTTGGACCAACCAAGGGTCCTTAAAAACTATGATATTCCTAGTCCTACCATCCCCCACACGCCAACGTATTCTAAGCACCTTACCCCAATGAATACTCTTCCATAACCACGAACTCCCATTATTGTCATTGGCCTCAAGAAAGCAAGAGTCTTTAAAGTACTTTCCTTTAAGAACACGACTTAGCTAATGACGCAGGGTAATGAATAAGAGGCCACATGTGTTTGACACTACACAAGAGAAAAATATATTGAATTGAATGTTGTAATAGTTGTCACAGAAATTATAGACATGTGTTGTTAATGTAGGAGGATTAGTAAAGCTCTTCATGTGTTTGAGACACACCTCCTAAA
It encodes the following:
- the LOC133815837 gene encoding uncharacterized protein LOC133815837: MIPNLLLPLLLCLRAFLFLFCFCIMGSDKRHYDITMSRRTRRPFQVRDEKGISPKSEGEESDRKSLKQLIDGDEKAQAFSSDEPSRVKSSLGEHLVVEGEGEGEGQKLQLQIVGVQHQKEGMKLKKMSSLVSALRKKKHFQEPFFTTWENFTISNLVVKSDFRTKVDRSLYGKFSLKAEPLKQLSLSLSSLTCWSVHLLILKH